Proteins encoded together in one Lathyrus oleraceus cultivar Zhongwan6 chromosome 5, CAAS_Psat_ZW6_1.0, whole genome shotgun sequence window:
- the LOC127083931 gene encoding uncharacterized acetyltransferase At3g50280-like, whose product MAKPFSNESSAVTILSKCTVFPDKKSSLGDLKLSVSDLTMICAQYIQKGCLFTTPSLPSQTLIPQLIASLSKTLSLFPPLAGRFVTDSDGYIYISCNDAGADFIHATATHLTITDLLSPRDVHAAFKQFIPFHCKINYSAHFSPILAIQVTYLADGIFIGFAVSHAVTDGTTVWNFFNTFAEISRGVTQPTRIPDFRRDSILNSKAVLRLSEDDINPNSKADDSVRERIFSFSQEAIQKLKARVNRNRTLPAEISSFQSLSALMWQCVTRARKLEGNKRTTVRMAVNIRNRLEPKLSEYYFGNAIQSIVTFASAGDVIDRDLTWCAEQLNKNIREYNSDVVRRVVEDWEREPKAVKMGNHDGGIVQIGSSPRFPMYDNDFGWGRPLAVRSGGGNKFDGKMSAFPGREGGNAVDLEVVLATDTMGILENDPEFLLYASCQQ is encoded by the coding sequence ATGGCAAAACCTTTTTCTAATGAATCTAGTGCAGTCACCATCCTCTCAAAATGCACTGTTTTCCCAGACAAGAAATCATCTCTTGGAGACTTAAAACTCTCTGTCTCAGACCTCACCATGATATGTGCTCAATACATTCAAAAAGGCTGTCTCTTCACAACTCCATCTCTCCCCTCTCAAACTCTCATTCCTCAGCTTATTGCTTCTCTCTCTAAAACCCTCTCTCTCTTCCCTCCACTCGCTGGCCGTTTCGTAACTGACTCCGACGGTTACATTTACATCTCATGCAACGACGCTGGCGCTGATTTCATCCATGCAACCGCCACTCACCTTACTATCACCGACCTTTTGTCACCACGTGATGTCCATGCTGCCTTCAAGCAATTCATCCCGTTTCATTGTAAAATCAACTACTCCGCTCATTTCTCACCAATCTTGGCTATTCAGGTCACTTACCTCGCCGACGGGATCTTCATCGGTTTTGCCGTATCTCATGCTGTCACAGACGGTACTACCGTCTGGAACTTCTTTAACACGTTCGCTGAGATTTCCAGGGGAGTCACACAACCTACTAGAATCCCTGATTTCCGCCGGGATTCTATTCTGAACTCAAAAGCCGTCCTTCGTTTATCGGAAGACGACATCAATCCGAACTCCAAAGCTGACGATTCCGTACGGGAGAGAATTTTCAGCTTTAGCCAGGAAGCAATTCAGAAGCTAAAAGCGAGAGTGAATCGCAACCGTACATTACCGGCGGAGATTTCGTCGTTTCAGTCACTCTCCGCTCTAATGTGGCAATGCGTTACACGCGCTAGAAAACTTGAGGGTAATAAAAGAACGACGGTTAGAATGGCCGTGAATATTCGTAACCGTTTGGAGCCGAAGTTATCAGAGTATTATTTTGGGAACGCGATTCAGAGCATTGTCACGTTTGCATCTGCTGGTGATGTTATTGATAGAGATCTTACGTGGTGCGCGGAGCAGCTGAATAAGAATATTAGGGAGTACAATAGTGATGTGGTGAGGCGCGTCGTAGAGGATTGGGAGCGCGAGCCGAAAGCTGTGAAGATGGGGAATCACGACGGTGGGATAGTGCAGATTGGTAGTTCGCCTAGATTTCCTATGTATGATAATGATTTTGGATGGGGGAGACCGTTGGCGGTGAGGAGCGGTGGTGGAAATAAGTTTGATGGCAAGATGTCGGCGTTTCCGGGGAGGGAAGGCGGCAACGCTGTCGACTTGGAGGTGGTTTTGGCGACGGATACGATGGGGATACTTGAGAACGATCCTGAGTTCTTGCTTTACGCTTCTTGTCAGCAATGA